The Magnetococcus marinus MC-1 genome contains the following window.
GGCAGATATTCAAGCTTATGAATCCAAGCACAAGGGGCAAGCCCCCTGGGCCTTTTTGGATTGATTGTTAGCGGCCCATGGTCGCAACCACCTACTTATGTGTAAGGCGATAGAGAACAATGGCTAAGAAGGTTTTGGTGCTCCCTGGTGATGGGATTGGTCAGGAGATCACCGCAGAGGCAGTGAAGGTTTTAAATTGGGCCATCCAAAACGGTGCGGACATCACCCTGGAAGAGGGGCTCATTGGGGGTACCGCCTATGATGCCACAGGTACTCCTCTGCCCGCAGAGACCATTACCCAAGCCAAGGCGGCACAAGCGGTGCTGTTGGGCGCGGTGGGGGGCACCAAATGGGAACCGCTGGACATTAGCGTGCGCCCTGAAAAGGGTTTGCTTGGTATCCGTAAAGCATTGGATCTTTACTGCAACCTGCGTCCAGCGGCGGTTTATCCCCAGTTGGCGGATGCCTCGACCCTCAAGAAAGAGGTAGTGGCCGGCATTGATATTATGGTGGTGCGGGAGCTCTCTTCGGGCATCTACTTTGGTCAGCCACGGGGGGTGGAAGATCTGGGCGATGGCCGCAAAAAGGGCTTTAACACCCTGGTCTATACCACCGATGAGATTGAGCGCATCGCCCGTAAAGCCTTTGAAGCCGCCCGCAAGCGCAGCAATCGGGTCTGTAGTGTGGATAAAGCCAATGTGTTGGAGTCTACCGAACTGTGGCGCGAAGTGGTGAGCGATCTGCACAAACGTGAATACGCTGACGTGGAGCTTTCCCACATGTATGTGGATAATGCCGCCATGCAGTTGATCCGCAATCCCCGTCAATTTGATGTGATTGTGACCACCAATATGTTTGGCGACATTCTTTCTGACGCGGCCAGCATGCTTACGGGTTCTATTGGCATGCTGCCGTCGGCCAGTCTGGGGGATCAATTTGCCCTGTATGAGCCCATTCATGGTTCGGCACCGGATATTGCCGGCAAAGGCATCGCCAATCCTCTGGCGACCATTCTGTCGGTGGCTATGATGCTGCGTTATTCCCTGGAGCTACCTCAACTGGCCGATGGGGTAGAGGCTGCGGTGGTTACGGTGTTGGATCAAGGCTTACGCACCGCCGATATTATGCAGCCGGGTATGACCCAGGTCGGCACCGCCCAGATGGGCGATGCGGTGCTGGCGGCATTGAATAATGCTTAAAACAGGTCTGCCGTTTGGCTCTATCTAGGGCTTGGTGGTGGGACTTGAGGAACGGAGCCTCCGACAGGTTGTCGATGGGGCGACTATACACATTTTAATCGAAGTAGGATAAGTACCATGCGTACCTATGATGTGGCAGTGGTTG
Protein-coding sequences here:
- the leuB gene encoding 3-isopropylmalate dehydrogenase produces the protein MAKKVLVLPGDGIGQEITAEAVKVLNWAIQNGADITLEEGLIGGTAYDATGTPLPAETITQAKAAQAVLLGAVGGTKWEPLDISVRPEKGLLGIRKALDLYCNLRPAAVYPQLADASTLKKEVVAGIDIMVVRELSSGIYFGQPRGVEDLGDGRKKGFNTLVYTTDEIERIARKAFEAARKRSNRVCSVDKANVLESTELWREVVSDLHKREYADVELSHMYVDNAAMQLIRNPRQFDVIVTTNMFGDILSDAASMLTGSIGMLPSASLGDQFALYEPIHGSAPDIAGKGIANPLATILSVAMMLRYSLELPQLADGVEAAVVTVLDQGLRTADIMQPGMTQVGTAQMGDAVLAALNNA